Proteins from a genomic interval of Papaver somniferum cultivar HN1 chromosome 4, ASM357369v1, whole genome shotgun sequence:
- the LOC113273304 gene encoding adoMet-dependent rRNA methyltransferase spb1-like, producing the protein MRLAVLKIQQGGLVVGVGLHPIRPVPDAIFIQEDIATSECRDTIRKYMTENGFTGFDLVMHGGGLSSDTRATPWDQASQLTESIKLATEFLSPKGAFVTKMFNGAQDYNPMLYCLEQLFDRVVVRKPTFTFPETYIVSKSYKAPEKINPSLLVARNLFSIKENINPEVSFKKEESIPKRVVLASDFVWYETPLEVFGIADSLSFNDDACLSLRGHNLTTRRVKMICKDLRVMDKQHFKHLMKHNTELYFASKYRC; encoded by the exons ATGCGTCTTGCTGTTTTAAAAATCCAACAAGGGGGTTTAGTTGTTGGTGTTGGTCTTCATCCGATTAGACCTGTTCCAGACGCAATTTTTATTCAAGAAGATATCGCTACTTCTGAATGCAGAGATACTATACGAAAATATATGACTGAAAATGGTTTTACAGGTTTTGATCTTGTAATGCACGGTGGTGGATTATCTTCTGATACTCGTGCCACTCCTTGGGATCAGGCGTCTCAGCTTACTGAATCTATTAAACTCGCTACTGAATTCTTATCACCCAAAGGAGCTTTTGTCACTAAG ATGTTCAATGGCGCACAAGATTACAATCCCATGCTTTACTGTCTTGAGCAG TTATTTGACAGAGTTGTCGTAAGGAAACCAACTTTCACATTTCCAGAAACCTACATCGTGTCTAAAAGTTATAAAGCCCCAGAAAAGATTAATCCCAGTCTGCTCGTTGCTAGGAATTTGTTCAGTATTAAAGAAAATATTAATCCTGAG GTGAG CTTCAAGAAAGAAGAGTCAATTCCGAAGAGAGTTGTTTTGGCTTCAGATTTTGTGTGGTATGAGACTCCACTTGAAGTTTTTGGAATAGCCGATTCCTTATCCTTCAACGACGATGCTTGTTTATCTTTAAGGGGCCATAATTTAACTACCAGAAGG GTCAAGATGATATGCAAGGATCTTCGGGTTATGGACAAGCAACATTTTAAGCATTTGATGAAGCATAATACTGAACTTTATTTTGCCTCCAAATATAGATGTTAA
- the LOC113271602 gene encoding probable sphingolipid transporter spinster homolog 2, whose product MAEPSVSEESESISVMVVSENTESALGTTNSGKECAYPKKKTTWCSPKVLLLIFCLMNLLNYVDRGVIASTGVNGTPKVCNASGECIAGKGIQGAFNLTNFQDGALSTAFMVGLLVASPIFASLAKNYNKPFRLIGVGLLIWTIATACCGVTSNFWNIIVCRMLVGVGEASFMSLAAPFIDDNAPVARKTFCLGLFYMCIPVGIAFGYVYGGFVASHLNWRCAFFGEAILMLPFIFLCFFMEPLQLKGFESGEATLTTSVQIELHEVKITEVSEQGKDVVYVSSGGGLSNNKISRKTYLSKHTIKRISRFCKDMIWKDIKVLLFEKVYVVSVLGYVAYTFVIGAYSYWGPKAGADIYHMTNPDMFFGVITVFCGTCGTLAGAYLFDRINCSIKNGFKLLTATTALGGACCFGAFCFKSMYGFLAFFVLGQLFLFAAQAPVTFICLHSVKPSLRPISLAISTVAIHIFGDVPSSPLVGRIQDQIHNWRTTALILTSIFGVAAAIWLIGIFLDSVDRYNEEDNASTNTEPVAAENTVEKFDEHSEI is encoded by the coding sequence ATGGCAGAACCTTCTGTCTCAGAAGAATCTGAAAGTATTTCTGTAATGGTTGTATCCGAAAATACAGAATCCGCATTAGGTACCACCAATTCAGGTAAAGAATGTGCATATCCGAAGAAAAAAACTACTTGGTGCTCACCAAAAGTGTtgcttttgattttttgtttgatgaaTTTGTTGAATTATGTTGATCGGGGAGTTATTGCAAGTACTGGTGTTAACGGAACGCCTAAGGTATGCAACGCAAGTGGTGAGTGTATTGCTGGTAAGGGAATTCAAGGAGCTTTCAACCTGACAAATTTCCAGGATGGTGCATTGTCTACTGCGTTCATGGTTGGACTTCTCGTAGCCTCACCAATATTTGCATCCTTAGCAAAGAATTACAACAAACCCTTTAGGTTAATTGGAGTTGGATTATTGATTTGGACCATTGCTACAGCTTGCTGTGGCGTTACATCTAATTTTTGGAATATTATTGTTTGTCGGATGTTAGTTGGTGTTGGCGAGGCTTCGTTCATGAGTCTGGCGGCTCCTTTTATCGATGACAATGCTCCTGTCGCAAGGAAAACGTTCTGTCTTGGGCTCTTTTACATGTGTATACCAGTTGGAATTGCATTCGGGTATGTTTATGGTGGATTTGTCGCTAGTCATCTTAACTGGCGTTGTGCTTTCTTTGGAGAAGCAATTCTAATGCTCCCGTTCATCTTTTTATGCTTTTTCATGGAGCCTTTGCAGTTAAAAGGTTTCGAATCTGGCGAAGCAACGTTAACAACATCTGTGCAAATTGAACTGCACGAGGTTAAAATTACAGAAGTTTCCGAGCAGGGGAAAGATGTTGTCTACGTCTCATCTGGAGGAGGGTTGTCCAATAACAAGATCTCAAGGAAAACATATCTGTCAAAGCACACAATCAAACGGATTTCAAGATTTTGCAAGGACATGATTTGGAAAGACATAAAAGTCCTATTGTTTGAAAAGGTGTATGTCGTTAGCGTTCTGGGCTACGTAGCATATACCTTCGTAATAGGGGCTTATTCGTATTGGGGGCCGAAGGCTGGTGCCGATATTTATCATATGACTAATCCTGATATGTTTTTTGGGGTGATTACGGTTTTCTGTGGAACATGTGGAACGCTGGCTGGCGCTTATCTCTTTGATCGCATAAATTGCTCAATCAAGAACGGGTTTAAGCTTCTTACTGCAACAACAGCTCTTGGAGGCGCATGCTGTTTTGGTGCCttttgtttcaaaagcatgtATGGTTTCTTAGCATTTTTCGTATTGGGCCAGTTGTTTCTCTTTGCTGCACAAGCACCAGTGACCTTTATTTGTCTTCATAGCGTCAAGCCTAGTTTAAGACCAATCTCTCTGGCGATCTCTACAGTAGCTATCCATATCTTTGGTGACGTTCCTTCTTCACCACTTGTTGGACGTATCCAAGATCAAATCCACAATTGGAGGACGACTGCTCTTATTCTCACGTCTATCTTTGGTGTAGCAGCAGCTATATGGTTGATTGGAATCTTTCTAGACAGTGTTGACAGATATAATGAGGAAGACAATGCTAGTACAAACACGGAGCCAGTGGCTGCCGAAAACACAGTTGAAAAATTTGACGAGCATTCTGAGATCTGA